A DNA window from Methylocystis heyeri contains the following coding sequences:
- a CDS encoding ammonium transporter, translating into MSLRLQRGFSRACILAAAAAFALGGAPALAASNAPVPNPGDTAWMLTSSLLVLMMSVPGLALFYGGLVRTKNMASILTQTFMIVALVGVLWTLYGYSLAFGDGGSLNAFIGGVGKVFLKGVDASSTSPTFTPGHVIPEYAYFVFQMTFAMITPALIIGAFAERMKFSAVFTFIIGWVTLIYFPIAHWVWAVADPNVIVDAATELAAATTDAAKQAAQAKIDAATTSVGWLAGGLAPWMKGTGALDFAGGTVVHINAGIAGLVGAIMVGKRIGYGKEALPPHSLTLSMVGASLLWVGWFGFNAGSNLEANGTTALAFVNTMVATAAAALSWLLTEWAAKGKPSLLGLISGAVAGLVAVTPASGYAGPIGSLVLGLLVSPICLFFVSKVKNALGYDDALDVFGVHCIGGITGALATGLLVSPTLGGVGITDYSNIGENYAGKYDLVAQMIAQGTAVVATLLYSGIGSAILYKIVDVAIGLRPAPDQEREGLDISDHGERAYNS; encoded by the coding sequence ATGAGTCTTCGCCTGCAACGAGGCTTCTCCCGCGCTTGCATTCTTGCCGCCGCCGCCGCTTTCGCCCTCGGCGGCGCGCCGGCCTTGGCCGCCAGCAATGCGCCCGTTCCCAATCCCGGCGACACCGCCTGGATGCTCACCTCGAGCCTTCTCGTGCTGATGATGTCGGTGCCGGGCCTCGCCTTGTTCTACGGCGGCCTCGTGCGCACCAAGAACATGGCCTCCATCCTGACGCAGACCTTCATGATCGTCGCGCTGGTCGGCGTGTTGTGGACCCTTTACGGCTACTCGCTGGCTTTCGGCGACGGCGGCTCGCTCAACGCCTTCATCGGCGGCGTCGGCAAGGTGTTCCTCAAGGGCGTCGACGCTTCCTCGACCTCCCCGACCTTCACCCCCGGCCACGTCATTCCCGAATACGCTTACTTCGTATTCCAGATGACCTTCGCCATGATCACCCCGGCCCTCATCATCGGCGCCTTCGCCGAGCGCATGAAGTTCTCGGCGGTGTTCACCTTCATCATCGGCTGGGTCACGCTGATCTATTTCCCGATCGCGCATTGGGTCTGGGCCGTCGCCGATCCCAACGTCATCGTCGACGCCGCGACCGAGCTCGCCGCAGCCACCACCGACGCGGCCAAGCAGGCGGCGCAGGCCAAGATCGACGCCGCCACGACCTCGGTCGGCTGGCTTGCCGGCGGCCTCGCCCCCTGGATGAAGGGCACCGGCGCGCTCGACTTCGCCGGCGGCACCGTCGTCCACATCAACGCCGGCATCGCGGGCCTCGTCGGCGCCATCATGGTCGGCAAGCGCATCGGCTACGGCAAGGAAGCCCTGCCCCCGCATTCGCTGACGCTCTCCATGGTCGGCGCCTCGCTGCTGTGGGTCGGCTGGTTCGGCTTCAACGCCGGCTCCAATCTGGAGGCCAACGGCACTACGGCGCTCGCCTTCGTCAACACCATGGTCGCCACCGCCGCGGCGGCGCTGTCCTGGCTGCTGACGGAATGGGCCGCCAAGGGCAAGCCCTCGCTGCTCGGCCTGATCTCCGGCGCGGTCGCGGGTCTGGTCGCCGTCACCCCGGCCTCGGGCTACGCCGGACCGATCGGCTCGCTGGTTCTCGGCCTTCTCGTCTCCCCGATCTGCCTGTTCTTCGTCTCCAAGGTGAAGAACGCCCTCGGCTACGACGACGCGCTGGACGTCTTCGGCGTGCACTGCATCGGCGGCATCACCGGCGCCCTGGCGACGGGCCTGCTGGTCTCCCCGACGCTGGGCGGCGTCGGCATCACCGACTACAGCAACATCGGAGAGAACTACGCCGGCAAATACGATCTCGTCGCCCAGATGATCGCGCAGGGAACCGCCGTCGTCGCCACCCTGCTCTACTCCGGCATCGGCTCGGCGATCCTCTACAAGATCGTGGACGTCGCCATCGGCCTGCGCCCGGCCCCGGATCAGGAACGCGAAGGCCTCGACATCTCCGACCACGGCGAGCGGGCCTACAACTCCTGA
- a CDS encoding acyl-CoA thioesterase, with translation MTAPTQRLLDLLDLENLGDDRFRGCSPPTAGKQVYGGQAVAQSLVAAQRTVPYDRPVHSLHGYFVLAGDPRTPIDFFVERVRDGKSFTTRRCAAKQNGRVIFSMEASFQLREPGLDHAAEPPAVPEPETLPTTSALAERLRSFLPRAALERLEQESALDIRFVDPLAIVGGAAAGATRQSIWFRIIGPLPEDHLIHSALLAYLSDMTLLNTALTAHGLTIFDPTLQVASLDHALWIHRPFRADEWLLYVQDSPNSSGARALTRGQLFTREGKLVASVAQEGLIRRR, from the coding sequence GTGACTGCCCCGACGCAGCGACTGCTCGATCTGCTCGATCTCGAAAACCTCGGCGACGATCGCTTCCGCGGCTGCAGCCCGCCGACGGCCGGCAAGCAGGTCTATGGAGGACAGGCGGTGGCGCAATCGCTCGTCGCCGCGCAACGGACCGTCCCCTACGACCGGCCGGTCCATTCGCTTCACGGCTATTTCGTTCTCGCGGGCGATCCGAGGACGCCGATCGACTTCTTCGTGGAGCGGGTGCGCGACGGCAAGAGCTTCACCACGCGGCGCTGCGCCGCAAAGCAGAACGGCCGCGTCATCTTCTCCATGGAAGCGTCGTTCCAGCTTCGCGAGCCGGGACTGGATCACGCCGCGGAGCCGCCCGCGGTTCCGGAACCCGAGACGCTGCCCACCACCAGCGCGCTCGCGGAGCGGCTACGCTCTTTTCTGCCGCGCGCCGCGCTGGAGCGATTGGAGCAGGAGTCTGCGCTCGACATCCGCTTCGTCGACCCGCTGGCGATCGTCGGCGGAGCGGCGGCGGGCGCGACCCGCCAGTCGATCTGGTTCCGGATCATCGGACCTTTGCCGGAAGACCATCTGATCCACAGCGCATTGCTGGCCTATCTCTCCGACATGACGCTGCTCAACACCGCGCTCACGGCGCACGGCCTGACCATCTTCGATCCCACGCTCCAAGTCGCGAGCCTGGACCATGCGCTCTGGATCCATAGGCCGTTCCGCGCCGACGAATGGCTGCTTTATGTGCAGGACAGTCCCAACAGCTCGGGCGCCCGGGCGCTGACGCGCGGCCAGCTTTTTACGCGCGAGGGGAAGCTGGTGGCGTCCGTCGCTCAGGAAGGCCTGATCCGGCGGCGTTGA
- a CDS encoding P-II family nitrogen regulator — protein sequence MKIVTAIIKPFKLDEVRDALTAIGVHGLTVTEVKGYGRQKGHTEIYRGAEYAVSFLPKLKIEVAIPAELTDKTIEAITNTARTGQIGDGKIFVAPIERAVRIRTGEKDEDAL from the coding sequence ATGAAAATCGTGACCGCGATCATCAAGCCCTTCAAGCTCGATGAAGTTCGTGACGCGCTGACGGCGATCGGCGTGCACGGCCTCACCGTGACGGAAGTCAAAGGCTACGGCAGGCAGAAGGGGCATACGGAGATCTATCGCGGCGCAGAATATGCCGTGAGCTTCCTCCCCAAGCTGAAGATCGAGGTGGCCATTCCGGCGGAGCTCACCGACAAGACCATCGAGGCGATCACCAACACGGCCCGCACGGGCCAGATCGGCGACGGCAAGATCTTCGTCGCGCCGATCGAACGCGCAGTTCGTATCCGCACCGGCGAAAAAGACGAAGACGCGCTTTGA
- a CDS encoding LON peptidase substrate-binding domain-containing protein — protein MCMNKQYVSIDQLPATLRVFPLAGALLLPRGDLPLNIFEPRYLAMVDSAIASDRLIGMVQPLATLGPQGLHQIGCAGRLTHFSETGDGRYLITLTGVCRFKIIGERNDGAPFRSCDVVYNPFIHDLEPGAGEQAVDRVRMTDMLRKFAAASQLEVDWASIDAAPTETLVNALAMMCPFGPQEKQSLLEAVDLKTRAETLICLAQFDLAQGRRAAPGGGGGQFH, from the coding sequence ATGTGCATGAACAAACAGTATGTCTCTATCGACCAGCTGCCCGCGACTCTACGGGTGTTTCCACTCGCGGGAGCCCTCCTTCTGCCCCGCGGCGACCTGCCGCTGAATATTTTCGAGCCGCGATATCTCGCGATGGTCGACAGCGCCATCGCATCGGATCGCCTCATCGGCATGGTTCAGCCGCTCGCCACCCTCGGACCGCAGGGCCTGCATCAGATCGGTTGCGCCGGACGGCTCACCCATTTCAGCGAGACCGGCGACGGACGCTATCTGATTACGCTGACGGGCGTATGCCGCTTCAAGATTATCGGCGAGCGAAACGACGGCGCTCCCTTCCGAAGCTGCGACGTCGTTTACAATCCCTTCATTCACGACCTCGAGCCGGGCGCCGGCGAGCAGGCGGTGGATCGCGTGCGCATGACGGACATGCTGCGCAAATTCGCCGCCGCCTCCCAGCTCGAAGTCGATTGGGCCAGCATCGACGCCGCGCCGACCGAAACCCTCGTGAACGCGCTCGCCATGATGTGTCCGTTCGGCCCCCAGGAAAAACAGTCTCTGCTGGAGGCTGTGGACCTCAAGACGCGCGCCGAAACGCTGATCTGTCTCGCGCAGTTCGATCTCGCACAGGGGCGCCGCGCGGCGCCGGGCGGCGGGGGCGGACAGTTCCATTGA
- a CDS encoding microcin C ABC transporter permease YejB, with product MGAYIARRLLLMIPTILGIMLVSFVIVQFAPGGPVERVIAQLQGFDMGATSRFSGGGAETGHGGAAQIGQGAEIGSKYRGAQGLDPKFIAELEKQFGFDKPAWERFLLMVKNYAVFDFGRSYFRDESVLKLIGEKLPVSMSLGLWMTLISYSISIPLGIAKAVRDGTRFDAWTSNVIIVGYAIPSFLFAMLLIVLFAGGSFWQIFPLRGLTSDNFDQLSWPARIGDYLWHIALPVLSMTLGAFATQTFLTKNSFLDEIRKQYVMTARMKGLTENRVLYGHVFRNAMLIVIAGFPGAFVHAFLTGSVLIETIFSLDGLGYLSFESIVNRDYPIVFADLYIFALLGLVVNLISDLTYTWIDPRIDFETREV from the coding sequence ATGGGCGCTTATATCGCGCGTCGCCTGCTGCTGATGATCCCGACGATCCTCGGAATCATGCTGGTCTCTTTCGTTATCGTGCAATTCGCCCCGGGCGGCCCGGTCGAGCGGGTCATTGCGCAGCTTCAGGGCTTCGACATGGGCGCCACGTCGCGCTTTTCCGGCGGCGGCGCGGAGACCGGCCACGGCGGCGCGGCGCAGATCGGCCAGGGCGCCGAAATCGGCTCCAAATATCGCGGGGCCCAGGGCCTCGATCCCAAATTCATCGCGGAACTGGAAAAGCAGTTCGGCTTCGACAAGCCCGCCTGGGAGCGTTTTCTCCTGATGGTGAAGAACTACGCCGTGTTCGATTTCGGGCGCAGCTATTTCCGCGACGAAAGCGTGCTGAAGCTCATCGGCGAGAAGCTGCCCGTCTCCATGTCCCTCGGCCTGTGGATGACGCTCATCTCCTATTCGATCTCCATTCCTCTCGGCATAGCCAAGGCGGTTCGCGACGGCACGCGCTTCGACGCCTGGACCTCCAACGTCATCATCGTCGGTTACGCGATTCCGAGTTTTCTCTTCGCCATGCTGCTGATCGTGCTCTTCGCCGGCGGCTCCTTCTGGCAGATTTTCCCGCTTCGCGGCCTCACCTCGGACAATTTCGACCAGCTGTCCTGGCCCGCCAGGATCGGCGACTATCTGTGGCATATCGCCTTGCCGGTGCTGTCCATGACGCTCGGCGCTTTCGCCACCCAGACCTTCCTGACCAAGAATTCTTTCCTCGACGAAATCCGCAAGCAATATGTCATGACCGCGCGCATGAAGGGGCTGACCGAGAACAGGGTCCTCTACGGCCATGTTTTCCGCAACGCCATGCTGATCGTCATCGCAGGCTTTCCCGGCGCTTTCGTCCACGCCTTCCTGACCGGCTCGGTTCTGATCGAAACCATATTCTCGCTCGACGGACTCGGCTATCTGTCGTTCGAATCCATCGTAAACCGGGATTACCCGATTGTTTTCGCCGACCTCTATATCTTCGCTCTGCTCGGTCTCGTGGTTAATCTCATTTCGGATCTCACCTACACCTGGATCGATCCGCGCATCGATTTCGAAACCAGAGAGGTCTAA
- a CDS encoding Trm112 family protein: protein MDDTGEKPTETTREPTQIDPRLLEILVCPLTKSTLEYDSARQELISRSAHLAYPIRDGIPIMLPEEARRIE from the coding sequence ATGGACGACACTGGCGAAAAGCCGACGGAAACGACGCGCGAGCCGACCCAGATCGACCCCCGTCTGCTGGAAATCCTGGTCTGCCCGCTCACGAAATCCACGCTCGAATACGACTCGGCTCGGCAGGAGCTGATCTCGCGCTCGGCCCATCTCGCCTATCCGATCCGCGACGGCATTCCGATCATGCTGCCTGAGGAAGCGAGGCGTATCGAGTAA
- a CDS encoding extracellular solute-binding protein: protein MNEPLLELPLSRRRLFGASAAVLAFLASRKGLAAPPEAGGTESHGLSIFGDLAEKPDFKQFGYVNPQAPKGGTLVMEPPPPETSTYDSLNAYILRGNPAAGVGLIFDTLMTGSLDERDALYGLVAHKVQISADKLTYTFFLRKEARFHDGSPLTAHDAAFSLNILKSEGHPMIAQSLRDVVSAEATTDDVLVVKLAPERTRELPIIVATQPIFSKEYYSKHKFSETTMEPPLGSSAYRIGKFEPGRYISFDRVPDYWAKDLPVNVGQANFETIRYEYFGDRNVAFEAFKSGVTTVHEEFTSAVWATGYDFPAIRDGRVKREVIPDENISGTQGWYLNTRRPVFKDRRVREALIYAFDFEWTNHNLFHDSYERTTSYFEHSDLKAEGQPSEAEKALLEPFRDKLPAEVFGAPFRPPVSDGSGQDRNLLRKASELLAAAGCKRKDGVLYLPDGNPFKFEFLDFSSFYERITQPYIKNLKLLGIQATQRIVDSAQYKRRTDDFDYDVRTERLRIAYSPGEELRILFGSEAAKTPGSQNLSGIDDPVVDALIAKALVAASRSELATICRALDRVLIAGRYWIPHWYKPTHWIAHWDVFGRPERYPRFEPGIASTWWWDEDRARKINFTTR from the coding sequence GTGAACGAACCCCTTCTCGAGCTCCCGCTTTCCCGCCGCCGGCTGTTTGGCGCGAGCGCCGCCGTTCTGGCTTTTCTCGCCTCACGGAAAGGCCTTGCCGCCCCGCCCGAGGCGGGAGGAACCGAGAGCCATGGCCTGTCCATCTTCGGCGACCTCGCCGAAAAACCGGATTTCAAGCAGTTCGGCTATGTCAATCCGCAGGCGCCCAAGGGCGGAACTCTCGTCATGGAGCCGCCGCCGCCCGAAACCTCGACCTATGATTCCCTCAACGCCTATATTTTGCGCGGCAATCCGGCCGCCGGCGTCGGGCTCATCTTCGATACGCTGATGACCGGCAGCCTCGACGAGCGCGACGCTCTCTATGGCCTCGTCGCGCACAAGGTCCAGATTTCCGCGGACAAGCTGACCTACACCTTCTTCCTGCGCAAGGAAGCGCGTTTCCATGACGGCTCTCCTCTCACCGCCCATGACGCCGCCTTTTCGCTGAACATACTGAAGTCCGAGGGCCATCCGATGATCGCGCAGTCGCTGCGCGACGTCGTGAGCGCCGAGGCGACGACGGACGACGTGCTGGTCGTGAAGCTCGCGCCGGAGCGCACCCGCGAACTGCCGATCATCGTCGCGACCCAGCCGATCTTTTCCAAAGAATATTACTCGAAGCACAAATTTTCAGAGACCACGATGGAGCCGCCGCTCGGCTCGTCGGCCTACAGGATCGGGAAGTTCGAACCCGGCCGCTATATCTCCTTCGACCGCGTTCCCGACTATTGGGCGAAGGACCTGCCGGTGAATGTCGGCCAGGCCAATTTCGAGACCATCCGCTATGAATATTTCGGCGACCGCAACGTCGCCTTCGAGGCGTTCAAATCCGGCGTCACCACGGTGCATGAGGAATTCACCTCCGCCGTCTGGGCCACAGGCTATGATTTTCCCGCCATCCGCGACGGACGGGTGAAGCGGGAGGTGATTCCCGACGAGAACATCTCCGGCACCCAGGGCTGGTATCTCAATACGCGGCGACCCGTGTTCAAAGATCGACGCGTGCGCGAGGCGCTGATCTACGCCTTCGATTTCGAATGGACCAACCATAATCTGTTTCACGATTCCTACGAACGAACGACATCCTATTTCGAGCATTCCGATCTCAAGGCAGAAGGCCAGCCGAGCGAAGCGGAAAAAGCGCTGCTCGAGCCGTTTCGCGACAAGCTGCCTGCCGAAGTTTTCGGCGCCCCCTTTCGCCCGCCGGTCTCGGACGGCTCGGGCCAGGACCGCAATCTCCTGCGCAAGGCCTCGGAACTCCTCGCCGCCGCCGGCTGCAAGCGCAAGGACGGCGTGCTGTATCTGCCAGACGGCAATCCCTTCAAATTCGAGTTCCTCGATTTCTCGAGCTTCTATGAACGCATCACCCAGCCCTATATCAAAAACTTGAAGCTGCTCGGAATCCAGGCGACGCAGCGCATCGTCGACTCGGCGCAATACAAGCGCCGCACCGACGACTTCGATTACGACGTGAGGACCGAACGGTTGCGGATCGCCTATTCGCCCGGGGAGGAACTGCGCATCCTGTTCGGCTCCGAGGCCGCGAAGACGCCCGGTTCGCAAAATCTCTCCGGCATAGACGACCCCGTCGTCGATGCGCTGATCGCCAAGGCGCTGGTCGCCGCCTCACGCAGCGAGCTCGCCACGATCTGCCGCGCGCTCGACCGCGTCCTGATCGCCGGGCGCTATTGGATTCCGCACTGGTACAAGCCGACGCACTGGATCGCCCATTGGGACGTGTTCGGCCGCCCGGAGCGTTATCCGCGCTTCGAACCCGGCATCGCCTCGACCTGGTGGTGGGACGAGGACAGAGCCCGCAAGATCAACTTCACAACCCGCTGA
- a CDS encoding NAD-dependent succinate-semialdehyde dehydrogenase — translation MDVRQSSLFRQRAFIDGFWIDADAGAVFAVHNPATGEYLGSVPDMGAAETRRAIEAARRALPGWRSKTAKERAQIMRRWYELILAEQETLARIITAEQGKPLVEARGEIFYGASFIDWFAEEGRRVHGDVLPLTNGDRRQLVFKQPIGVTAAITPWNFPSAMFARKVGAALGAGCVMVLKPAEQTPFSALALVDLAQRAGIPDGVINVVTALDPAPVGLELTQNPVVRKLSFTGSTEVGKILLRQAAGNVQKCSMELGGNAPLIVFEDADLDLAVKGALATKYRNCGQTCVSANRMIVQESIAERFAQRLAEAASGLKVGNGLEEGAVVGPLIEEAAVEKCERHVADAVNRGARLLTGGGRHTLGGTFFQPTVLAGVKEDALIFQEETFGPVAPVISFKDEADAVRLANSTPFGLAAYFFSRDIPRVFRVAEALEFGMVGVNETLISSEVAPFGGVKHSGLGREGSRYGIDDYLEIKYVCLGGM, via the coding sequence ATGGACGTGCGGCAATCCAGCCTGTTTCGCCAGCGGGCTTTTATAGACGGTTTCTGGATTGACGCTGACGCCGGCGCTGTATTCGCCGTACATAATCCCGCCACCGGCGAATATCTGGGCTCCGTTCCCGATATGGGCGCGGCCGAAACCCGCCGCGCCATCGAGGCCGCCCGCCGCGCCCTGCCCGGCTGGCGGAGCAAGACCGCCAAGGAGCGGGCTCAGATCATGCGGCGCTGGTACGAGCTGATCCTGGCCGAACAGGAAACCCTGGCCCGGATCATCACCGCCGAGCAGGGCAAGCCCCTGGTGGAGGCCAGAGGCGAGATCTTCTATGGCGCGTCCTTCATCGACTGGTTCGCGGAGGAGGGCCGGCGGGTGCACGGCGACGTGCTGCCGCTCACCAATGGCGATCGTCGCCAGCTCGTCTTCAAGCAGCCGATCGGCGTCACAGCGGCGATCACGCCCTGGAACTTCCCCTCGGCCATGTTCGCGCGCAAGGTCGGGGCGGCGCTGGGGGCAGGCTGCGTCATGGTGCTGAAGCCCGCGGAACAGACGCCGTTTTCGGCCCTGGCGCTGGTCGACCTCGCCCAAAGGGCCGGAATCCCCGACGGCGTGATCAATGTCGTGACCGCGCTCGATCCCGCTCCGGTGGGGCTGGAGCTGACCCAGAACCCCGTCGTCCGCAAGCTCAGCTTCACGGGCTCGACCGAGGTCGGCAAGATATTGCTGCGGCAGGCCGCCGGAAATGTGCAGAAATGCTCGATGGAGCTGGGCGGCAACGCGCCTCTGATCGTGTTCGAGGACGCCGATCTCGACCTCGCGGTGAAGGGCGCTCTCGCCACCAAATATCGCAATTGCGGGCAGACCTGCGTTTCGGCAAATCGCATGATCGTCCAGGAGAGCATCGCAGAGCGCTTCGCCCAGAGGCTGGCGGAAGCGGCCTCTGGACTGAAGGTCGGCAACGGCCTCGAGGAAGGCGCCGTGGTCGGCCCCCTGATCGAAGAGGCGGCGGTGGAGAAATGCGAGCGCCATGTCGCGGATGCGGTCAATCGCGGCGCGAGGCTGCTGACCGGCGGCGGGCGGCACACTTTGGGGGGAACCTTCTTCCAGCCCACGGTGCTCGCCGGCGTGAAGGAAGACGCGCTCATTTTCCAGGAGGAAACCTTCGGCCCCGTCGCCCCCGTCATTTCCTTCAAGGACGAAGCCGATGCCGTCCGCCTCGCCAATTCGACGCCTTTTGGGCTTGCGGCCTATTTTTTCAGCCGCGACATTCCTCGGGTGTTCCGGGTCGCCGAGGCGCTGGAGTTCGGCATGGTGGGGGTCAATGAGACGCTCATCTCCTCGGAGGTGGCGCCTTTCGGGGGCGTCAAGCATTCGGGCCTCGGACGCGAAGGCTCGCGCTACGGCATAGATGATTATCTCGAGATCAAATATGTCTGCCTCGGCGGCATGTGA
- the trxA gene encoding thioredoxin: MASNDFAFTPAQPGADEAPIETTTARFRQDVLEASIRRVVLVDFWAPWCGPCRQLAPVLERLVKATKGKVRLVKMNIDEEPEIAGQLGVKSIPAVVAFQRGRPSDGFVGALPESQLKGFLERLVGPIEADADAFAAIENMLASGEFDEAEAALAELIAAEPPQPKAWAELLRLYIALERLEDAQGLLAAAPEALRRDPLILAAAAALENAIQASALDEVDALHRRVAENQSDPQARFDLALALNAKGLREEAAAQLLEIIQRDRNWNDDGARKQLVQFFEAWGPLDKTTASARRKLSAVLFA, from the coding sequence ATCGAGACCACCACGGCGCGCTTTCGCCAGGATGTCCTGGAAGCTTCGATCCGCAGGGTCGTTCTGGTGGATTTCTGGGCTCCTTGGTGCGGTCCCTGCCGGCAACTCGCGCCGGTCCTCGAACGGCTGGTCAAGGCGACCAAGGGCAAGGTGCGCCTCGTCAAGATGAACATAGACGAGGAGCCCGAGATTGCGGGCCAGCTCGGCGTCAAATCCATCCCCGCGGTGGTGGCGTTCCAGCGCGGCCGGCCCAGCGACGGCTTTGTCGGCGCCCTGCCGGAAAGCCAGCTCAAGGGCTTCCTCGAGCGGCTGGTCGGCCCGATCGAGGCCGATGCGGACGCTTTCGCGGCTATAGAGAATATGCTGGCGTCCGGGGAATTCGACGAGGCCGAAGCCGCGCTCGCCGAACTGATTGCGGCTGAGCCGCCTCAACCGAAAGCCTGGGCCGAGTTGCTGCGGCTCTATATCGCTCTCGAGCGACTCGAAGACGCTCAGGGCCTGCTGGCCGCCGCGCCCGAGGCCTTGCGCCGCGACCCCCTGATTCTCGCCGCGGCGGCCGCGCTCGAGAACGCCATTCAGGCCAGCGCCCTCGACGAGGTCGACGCGCTGCACAGGCGAGTCGCGGAGAATCAAAGCGATCCGCAGGCGCGCTTCGATCTCGCGCTCGCCTTGAACGCCAAAGGACTACGTGAAGAAGCAGCTGCACAGCTCCTTGAAATCATTCAGCGCGACCGTAATTGGAATGACGACGGCGCGCGCAAGCAGCTCGTCCAGTTTTTCGAAGCGTGGGGACCGTTGGACAAGACCACCGCGAGCGCGCGCAGGAAGCTCTCGGCCGTGTTGTTCGCCTGA